One Littorina saxatilis isolate snail1 unplaced genomic scaffold, US_GU_Lsax_2.0 scaffold_314, whole genome shotgun sequence DNA window includes the following coding sequences:
- the LOC138954589 gene encoding GTPase IMAP family member 7-like, producing the protein MHPGPNAILYVVKVGRYTDEEFRTYARLKSLFDDDVIRHMIVVFTGGDELEKHGKTIDDVVAAAPENLKTVLEECEYRHVTFSNYANDESKKSQVEQLLRMVQSVVIQNDNTPYSCPKYSVIGNSMEEEVARRLEAAEKKELEGKMYVQKLQRQKDEMKKEVIELEERVKLLKGCISESSREKINEKNGQQKTYWPTREDLKDGAQNNGTTSDLQNDKKRPKPNQDQEPNMTETGSKNEDIAWKEGKEQGKPQAKRSRRDTEHKDDRNAKYHVEMKRMKERVVNREEPTWMGWAVMEVSSALSGVI; encoded by the coding sequence ATGCACCCGGGACCTAACGCTATTTTATACGTGGTCAAAGTCGGTCGGTACACGGACGAGGAATTTAGAACATACGCCCGCCTAAAATCCCTTTTTGATGACGACGTCATCCGGCATATGATTGTTGTCTTTACTGGAGGTGATGAACTCGAAAAACATGGAAAAACGATCGATGATGTTGTGGCTGCTGCTCCGGAAAACCTCAAGACTGTGTTAGAGGAGTGTGAGTACAGACATGTCACATTCAGCAACTACGCCAATGATGAGAGCAAGAAATCACAAGTTGAACAACTGTTAAGAATGGTGCAAAGCGTCGTCATACAAAACGACAACACGCCTTATTCTTGCCCGAAATATTCTGTCATCGGTAACAGTATGGAAGAAGAAGTTGCAAGGAGACTAGAAGCTGCAGAAAAGAAAGAGTTGGAAGGAAAAATGTATGTACAAAAGCTACAAAGACAAAAAGACGAGATGAAGAAAGAGGTGATTGAACTGGAAGAAAGAGTCAAGTTGCTCAAAGGATGCATAAGCGAGTCATCACGAGAAAAGATCAACGAGAAAAACGGCCAACAAAAAACATACTGGCCAactcgtgaagatttgaaagacGGAGCACAAAATAACGGAACAACTTCCGATTTGCAGAACGACAAGAAAAGGCCGAAGCCAAACCAAGACCAAGAGCCTAACATGACTGAAACAGGGTCGAAAAATGAGGACATCGCATGGAAAGAGGGGAAGGAGCAAGGGAAGCCACAGGCCAAAAGAAGCAGACGAGATACAGAACACAAGGACGACAGAAACGCAAAATACCACGTGGAAATGAAACGGATGAAAGAGAGGGTTGTCAACAGAGAAGAGCCTACTTGGATGGGATGGGCAGTGATGGAAGTGTCTAGCGCCCTGTCTGGGGTTATTTAG